In Mycobacterium gallinarum, a single window of DNA contains:
- a CDS encoding MCE family protein produces the protein MKPFAERNFVLMGTIGVLATAVLVVGALNYNKLPFVSSGKTYSAYFDEAGGLTTGAPVRVSGAPAGQVESITLDGEWVLVEFTVADGIRLGDRSEASIKTTSVLGNKVLDLTTRGAGTLSGAIPVERTTSPYQLPDALGDLTTTISGLDTEQLSTSLTVLSQTLQDTPDDLRLAVAGVARFSETLNQRDARLRELLANAAKATTVLGERTTDIVRLISDTNALLAQLRSQSAALDEISTNITQLSRQIAGFIAENKTTLKPALDKLNEVLAILDNRKVQIQESIKGLTAYAMQFGETVAAGPFFNAYLANLVPGQFIQPFVDAAFSDLGLDPNVLLPSERTDPQVGQPGTPALPIPYPRTGQGGDPKLTLPDAITGNPGDPRYPYREPVPAPPPGGPPPGPPAPPPPDQQVPQPPTPSPVFVPAPDEVAPGPTGSSIPQGRP, from the coding sequence ATGAAGCCGTTCGCGGAGCGCAACTTCGTTCTCATGGGAACCATCGGTGTATTGGCCACCGCCGTGCTCGTGGTCGGCGCGCTCAACTACAACAAGCTGCCGTTCGTCTCCTCCGGCAAGACCTATTCGGCGTATTTCGACGAGGCTGGAGGACTGACCACCGGAGCTCCGGTGCGGGTGTCGGGCGCTCCCGCCGGCCAAGTCGAGAGCATCACGCTCGACGGGGAGTGGGTACTGGTCGAGTTCACGGTGGCCGACGGTATCCGGCTGGGGGACCGCAGCGAGGCGTCGATCAAGACGACCAGTGTGCTTGGCAATAAGGTCCTTGATCTCACTACCCGCGGCGCGGGGACACTCTCCGGCGCCATCCCTGTCGAGCGGACGACCTCACCGTATCAATTGCCGGACGCCCTCGGAGACCTTACGACTACCATCAGCGGGCTCGACACCGAGCAACTGTCAACATCGTTAACAGTGCTGTCCCAGACGCTCCAAGACACCCCCGATGACCTGCGCCTCGCCGTCGCGGGTGTCGCACGTTTCTCGGAAACTCTCAACCAGCGCGATGCCCGGCTGCGCGAACTGCTCGCGAACGCCGCCAAGGCGACCACCGTCCTGGGCGAACGCACCACCGACATCGTGCGTCTGATCTCCGACACCAATGCGTTGCTGGCCCAGCTGCGTTCGCAAAGCGCTGCGCTGGATGAGATCTCGACGAACATCACTCAGCTCAGTCGGCAGATCGCCGGGTTCATTGCGGAAAACAAGACGACGCTCAAACCTGCACTCGACAAACTCAACGAGGTTCTCGCGATCCTCGACAACCGGAAAGTTCAGATCCAAGAGTCCATCAAAGGACTGACGGCCTATGCAATGCAGTTCGGCGAGACCGTCGCTGCCGGTCCCTTCTTCAACGCTTACCTCGCCAACCTAGTGCCTGGACAGTTCATTCAACCGTTCGTCGATGCGGCATTCTCCGATCTCGGTCTGGATCCCAACGTGCTGCTGCCCTCCGAGCGCACCGACCCCCAGGTGGGCCAGCCCGGCACCCCGGCGCTACCGATTCCATATCCGAGGACCGGCCAAGGCGGCGACCCCAAATTGACTCTGCCGGATGCGATCACTGGAAACCCGGGCGATCCCCGCTACCCGTATCGCGAACCCGTACCGGCCCCACCGCCAGGCGGCCCCCCGCCAGGTCCGCCGGCACCCCCGCCACCCGATCAGCAGGTCCCACAGCCGCCGACGCCAAGCCCGGTCTTCGTGCCGGCGCCCGACGAAGTCGCGCCCGGACCAACAGGCTCCTCGATCCCCCAAGGCAGACCATGA
- a CDS encoding MCE family protein encodes MTNSRTKLALAIVLVSLIVGGAIAATRAAHQVDRVHVVAYFDNSNGVFVGDDVRIKGVRVGGIEAIEPQPTLVKIAFWFDAKYTVPAEAKAVILSPTLVTSRAIQLTPGYTGGPMLQDNAVIPRERTAVPVEFDEFRQQLERLTTLLQPTEPGGVSTLGALVNTAADNLRGQGPAIRDAIIKLSQSVSALADHSPDIFSSVKNLSTLVSALQDSTVLIRQLNQNLAAVTGLLTNNPTEVGDAVKNLNDVVGDLTAFVAANRETIGATSDKLTSVSDALTGSIDDIKQLLHIAPTTLSNAANLYKPAQGTLTGVLNVANFSDPITFLCGAVQAASRLNSEQSAKLCVQYLAPIIKNRQYNFPPIGVNPFVQASARPNEVTYSEDWMRPDYVPPQPISPPDATASDPNAPPPLAGPALPAEAPVPVSGPSGQPTDPAAGLPGMMIPPGGGS; translated from the coding sequence ATGACAAACTCTCGGACCAAACTCGCATTGGCAATCGTTTTGGTGAGCCTCATTGTGGGCGGCGCGATTGCGGCGACGCGTGCGGCACACCAGGTCGATCGTGTGCACGTCGTCGCCTACTTCGACAACAGCAACGGAGTGTTCGTCGGCGATGATGTGCGTATCAAGGGCGTTCGCGTAGGCGGGATCGAGGCCATCGAACCGCAGCCCACACTAGTCAAAATCGCGTTCTGGTTCGACGCCAAATACACGGTGCCCGCCGAGGCCAAAGCGGTGATCCTGTCGCCGACGCTGGTGACCTCTCGCGCCATCCAATTGACCCCCGGCTACACCGGTGGCCCAATGCTGCAGGACAACGCCGTCATCCCCAGAGAACGCACCGCTGTTCCAGTGGAGTTCGACGAATTCCGGCAACAGCTCGAACGGTTGACGACACTGCTGCAGCCAACCGAGCCCGGCGGAGTCAGCACGCTGGGCGCCCTAGTAAACACCGCCGCCGACAACTTGCGTGGCCAAGGCCCGGCAATACGCGACGCCATCATCAAGTTGTCACAGTCGGTGTCCGCGCTAGCCGATCACAGTCCGGACATCTTTAGCAGCGTCAAGAATCTTTCGACACTCGTGTCTGCGCTGCAGGACAGCACTGTGCTGATACGTCAGCTGAATCAGAACCTGGCGGCGGTAACCGGACTACTGACCAACAACCCAACCGAAGTCGGGGACGCTGTGAAGAACCTCAATGACGTGGTGGGCGACCTTACGGCCTTCGTCGCCGCAAACCGCGAGACGATCGGCGCCACGTCGGACAAGTTGACGTCGGTCTCCGATGCACTGACGGGCAGCATCGACGACATCAAACAGCTGCTGCATATCGCGCCGACGACGTTGTCAAACGCCGCCAACCTCTACAAGCCCGCCCAGGGCACACTCACCGGAGTGCTCAACGTCGCCAACTTTTCGGATCCGATCACTTTTTTGTGCGGCGCAGTACAGGCCGCCTCGCGACTGAACAGCGAACAATCGGCGAAATTATGCGTGCAGTACTTGGCGCCGATCATCAAGAACCGCCAATATAACTTCCCCCCGATCGGGGTGAACCCGTTCGTCCAGGCCAGCGCCCGGCCGAATGAAGTGACGTACAGTGAGGACTGGATGCGGCCGGACTACGTTCCGCCGCAACCGATTTCGCCACCCGATGCAACCGCCTCCGACCCGAATGCGCCGCCACCGCTTGCCGGGCCAGCGCTGCCTGCTGAAGCCCCGGTGCCGGTTTCTGGCCCGTCGGGTCAGCCCACCGATCCGGCCGCCGGGCTGCCCGGCATGATGATTCCACCCGGGGGCGGCTCATGA
- a CDS encoding MCE family protein, protein MTGKRCFRAAAVLVIALTIAALPGCGFRGLNSFRLPGTQGHGQGSYTIQAEMPDVENLQPNSRVRVGDVNVGTVTKIERRGWHALLTLALDGGVDLPANSTVSLGQTSLLGSLHIELAPPTDVRPAGKLRAGSLIPLSSAGAYPSTEQTLASVSLLLNGGGVGQVQDITTALTSALGGRENEFRSLLTQLDTFTANVNGQIDDIIAATESLNNLAAQFAAQKPVIDKALETIPDALAVINAERDQLVEAVDQLGKFGALAADTVNQSQESLIQILNDLGPVLESLANAGPALTRSLNLFTTIPFVKDNLTKWWRGDYANITTIVDLTLSRIDAALFTGTRFEGNLTELELQWGRTIGQLPSPYTARNPLIVPYRLDQGP, encoded by the coding sequence ATGACGGGGAAGCGCTGCTTTCGTGCCGCCGCGGTGCTCGTGATCGCGCTGACCATCGCCGCGCTGCCGGGATGCGGTTTTCGCGGCTTGAACTCCTTTCGGCTGCCCGGGACGCAAGGCCACGGGCAGGGCTCTTACACGATCCAAGCCGAAATGCCCGATGTCGAAAACCTTCAGCCGAACTCGCGTGTCCGAGTGGGTGACGTCAATGTGGGTACGGTCACGAAGATCGAGCGTCGAGGGTGGCATGCGCTGCTTACCCTCGCACTCGATGGTGGCGTCGACCTTCCCGCCAACTCGACCGTGTCGCTGGGTCAAACCAGCCTGCTGGGCTCGCTACACATCGAGTTGGCGCCCCCCACCGATGTTCGCCCGGCGGGAAAACTCCGGGCCGGTTCGCTGATTCCGTTGTCCTCGGCTGGGGCCTACCCGTCCACCGAACAGACCCTGGCGTCGGTCTCCCTCCTGCTCAACGGCGGCGGAGTGGGGCAGGTACAGGACATCACCACAGCACTCACGTCCGCGCTGGGAGGCCGCGAAAACGAATTCCGCAGCCTGCTCACACAACTGGACACCTTCACCGCCAACGTCAACGGTCAAATCGACGACATCATCGCGGCCACCGAGAGCCTCAACAATCTGGCCGCCCAGTTCGCCGCACAAAAACCGGTCATCGACAAGGCGCTAGAAACGATTCCCGACGCGCTGGCGGTGATTAACGCCGAACGCGACCAGCTCGTGGAGGCGGTCGACCAGCTCGGCAAATTCGGCGCACTGGCCGCCGACACAGTCAACCAGTCGCAAGAGTCATTGATCCAGATCTTGAACGACCTGGGACCGGTACTGGAATCACTGGCGAACGCCGGTCCCGCGTTGACCCGTTCACTGAACCTGTTCACCACGATTCCGTTTGTGAAAGACAACCTGACCAAGTGGTGGCGGGGTGATTACGCCAATATCACCACCATCGTCGACTTGACATTAAGTCGCATCGACGCGGCGCTATTCACCGGTACCCGGTTCGAAGGCAACCTCACCGAACTCGAATTGCAGTGGGGCCGCACGATCGGGCAACTGCCAAGCCCCTACACCGCGCGAAATCCGCTAATTGTCCCCTACCGGTTGGACCAAGGACCGTAA
- a CDS encoding MCE family protein, whose protein sequence is MYLSKRVRVQLAVFGAVTLLAGGTMGFYYLRLPSLLFGVGRYQVTMKLQDSASLYDNANVTYRGATVGRVSDVRLSDTGVDAVLSLQSDIKIPADLDAHVGSQTAVGELFVDLVPRSGDGAPLENGDVISADRTSVPADINALLRGVNTGVQAIPRNNLKTVIDESYTAFGGLGPELSRLTRGATTLAIDARNNLPALTTLIDESKPVLDTQTETSDSIQTWAANLAQITNQLQLHDESVKGLLVNGPPAADQVRQLFDRVRPTLPILLANMVSLGQVALTYQPNLEQILALYPIEIAGLQGAALANRNTKQDYKGVFLSFNLNLNVPPPCRTGYLPAQQQRVPSEVDYPPKPAGDFYCRIPQESGLTNVRGARNLPCVTRPGKRAPTVKMCESDENYVPLNDGTNWKGDPNATLSGQAVPQLPPGTPPPTPVPATAPIPVAEYDPSTGSYIGPDGKQYRQADLGRNAAGDQTWQDMLLPPKDGER, encoded by the coding sequence ATGTACCTGAGTAAACGAGTTCGGGTGCAGCTGGCCGTGTTCGGAGCGGTGACGCTGTTGGCCGGTGGAACCATGGGCTTCTACTACCTTCGGCTGCCGAGCCTGCTCTTCGGTGTCGGCCGCTATCAGGTCACCATGAAGCTTCAGGACTCAGCAAGCCTGTACGACAACGCCAACGTGACCTACCGCGGCGCGACGGTAGGCCGGGTCTCAGATGTCCGCCTCAGTGACACGGGCGTCGACGCCGTGCTGTCGCTGCAGTCAGACATCAAGATCCCGGCCGACCTCGACGCTCACGTGGGCAGCCAGACCGCGGTAGGCGAATTGTTCGTCGACCTCGTCCCGCGAAGCGGTGACGGCGCGCCGTTGGAGAACGGCGACGTGATATCGGCCGACCGCACCTCGGTCCCTGCCGACATCAACGCACTGCTGCGGGGTGTCAACACCGGTGTCCAAGCGATCCCGCGCAACAACCTCAAAACGGTGATCGACGAGTCCTACACGGCTTTCGGTGGTCTGGGGCCTGAACTTTCCCGGCTGACCCGGGGTGCCACCACGCTCGCGATCGATGCGCGCAACAACCTGCCTGCACTGACCACCCTGATCGACGAATCCAAGCCCGTCCTTGATACCCAGACCGAAACCTCCGACTCCATCCAGACCTGGGCAGCCAATCTCGCTCAAATCACCAATCAGTTGCAGCTGCACGACGAATCGGTGAAAGGCCTACTGGTCAACGGACCCCCCGCCGCTGACCAGGTACGTCAGCTGTTTGACCGCGTACGGCCCACTCTGCCCATCCTGCTGGCCAATATGGTCAGCCTCGGGCAAGTGGCCCTGACCTATCAACCCAATCTCGAGCAGATCCTCGCCCTCTACCCGATTGAGATCGCCGGCCTCCAAGGTGCCGCACTGGCCAACCGAAACACCAAACAGGACTACAAAGGTGTGTTCTTGTCCTTCAACCTGAACCTCAATGTGCCCCCGCCGTGCAGAACGGGATACCTACCCGCCCAACAGCAACGCGTACCGTCTGAAGTGGATTACCCACCGAAGCCCGCCGGTGACTTCTACTGCCGGATACCGCAGGAATCCGGCCTCACGAACGTCCGCGGAGCGCGCAACCTGCCCTGTGTGACTCGGCCGGGAAAGCGTGCGCCCACGGTGAAGATGTGCGAAAGCGACGAAAACTACGTACCACTCAACGACGGCACCAACTGGAAAGGCGATCCGAATGCGACGCTGTCCGGTCAGGCGGTTCCGCAGCTGCCGCCAGGAACGCCACCGCCCACCCCGGTGCCGGCGACCGCCCCGATTCCGGTCGCCGAGTACGACCCGAGCACAGGCAGCTACATCGGACCGGATGGAAAACAGTACAGGCAGGCGGATTTGGGCCGGAATGCTGCCGGGGATCAGACCTGGCAGGACATGCTGCTTCCGCCAAAGGACGGTGAACGGTGA
- a CDS encoding DUF1109 domain-containing protein: MTIHTADDPADDPTASGTAPDDTVDVGSAEGADGGDPEVANEKQHGDTAPPSRTPMPPQRLALVMGLLAAVTMAALASWLGYQARQTHESSEQRQLFVQVGRQGALDLTTIDWQHADADTKRILDSATGTFYDEFSQRSQPFIDVVNKVKSKSVGTITEAGLESQSHDTAQVLVAVSVKTTVGDGPEQEPRAWRMRVTVQKVGNDVKVADVEFVS; this comes from the coding sequence GTGACCATCCACACCGCCGACGACCCGGCCGACGATCCCACAGCGAGTGGGACGGCCCCTGATGACACCGTCGATGTCGGTTCGGCCGAAGGCGCCGACGGCGGGGACCCCGAAGTCGCCAACGAAAAACAACATGGGGACACCGCGCCCCCCTCGCGAACCCCGATGCCGCCGCAGCGACTAGCGCTTGTGATGGGGTTGCTGGCGGCCGTGACGATGGCCGCACTAGCCAGTTGGCTGGGCTACCAGGCCCGCCAAACGCATGAGTCCTCCGAACAACGGCAGCTGTTTGTTCAGGTCGGACGTCAAGGAGCACTGGATCTAACCACGATCGACTGGCAGCACGCCGATGCCGACACTAAGCGCATTCTCGACTCGGCGACTGGCACGTTCTACGACGAGTTCTCCCAGCGGTCACAACCATTCATCGACGTGGTCAACAAAGTGAAGTCCAAATCGGTCGGCACCATTACTGAGGCGGGCTTGGAGTCCCAGTCTCATGACACGGCCCAAGTGCTGGTCGCGGTCAGCGTGAAGACCACTGTCGGCGATGGGCCCGAACAGGAGCCCCGAGCATGGCGAATGCGCGTCACGGTGCAGAAGGTTGGCAACGATGTGAAGGTCGCCGACGTGGAGTTCGTGTCGTGA
- a CDS encoding epoxide hydrolase family protein: MRPFCIDVADDVLDDLRTRLSRTRWPEAECVQDWTQGIPLGYTRDLTAYWADVYDWRSREAALNRFDQFIVEIDGVDIHFILQRSPHEEAFPLVITHGWPGSIVEFRNVIEPLTNPTAHGGRAEDAFHVVCPALPGYGFSGKPTHSGWGVERIAQAWEALMLRLGYERYGAQGGDWGAAITTQMGRNRGHCAAIHLNMPIAYPPAGGIADPTEEEQLALAALTAHQRWGTGYSEQQSTRPQTIGYGLADSPVGQMAWIVEKFAAWMDCDGHPENVLSRDELLDNVMIYWATNSGSSSARLYWESFKTLDATTRVELPTGIAAFPKEVLRSPRSWCEPIYNITHWTTMPRGGHFAALEQPGLFVDDVREFFETVR; the protein is encoded by the coding sequence GTGAGACCGTTTTGCATCGACGTCGCTGATGACGTTCTCGATGATCTACGAACGCGTCTGTCGCGGACCCGTTGGCCCGAAGCCGAGTGTGTACAGGACTGGACCCAGGGCATCCCACTCGGGTACACCCGCGACCTGACCGCGTATTGGGCCGACGTATACGACTGGCGGTCCCGTGAAGCCGCCCTCAACCGATTCGATCAGTTCATCGTCGAAATCGACGGCGTGGACATCCATTTCATTCTCCAGCGATCTCCGCACGAAGAGGCTTTCCCGCTGGTCATCACCCACGGTTGGCCTGGCTCGATCGTGGAGTTCCGCAACGTGATTGAGCCACTGACCAATCCGACTGCCCACGGCGGACGCGCCGAGGACGCCTTCCACGTGGTCTGCCCGGCGCTTCCCGGCTACGGCTTCTCCGGCAAGCCCACCCACTCCGGGTGGGGTGTTGAAAGAATCGCGCAGGCGTGGGAGGCGCTCATGCTGCGACTTGGCTACGAGCGCTACGGTGCCCAAGGCGGCGACTGGGGAGCAGCTATCACCACACAAATGGGCCGCAACCGCGGCCACTGCGCCGCCATCCATCTGAACATGCCGATCGCTTACCCTCCCGCGGGCGGCATCGCCGATCCGACCGAGGAAGAACAGCTGGCCCTGGCCGCCCTGACGGCTCATCAGCGTTGGGGGACAGGCTATTCCGAGCAGCAATCCACCCGGCCACAGACCATAGGCTACGGACTGGCCGATTCGCCAGTCGGCCAGATGGCGTGGATCGTCGAGAAATTCGCAGCGTGGATGGACTGCGACGGGCATCCCGAGAACGTGCTCAGCCGCGATGAGCTCCTCGACAACGTCATGATCTACTGGGCTACCAACAGTGGCTCCTCGTCGGCCCGGTTGTACTGGGAGAGCTTCAAGACCCTGGACGCGACAACTCGTGTGGAATTGCCCACCGGTATTGCTGCCTTTCCCAAGGAGGTCCTGCGCTCACCACGAAGTTGGTGCGAACCGATCTACAACATCACCCACTGGACGACCATGCCGCGCGGCGGGCACTTCGCCGCTTTGGAACAACCGGGTCTCTTTGTCGACGACGTCCGCGAATTCTTCGAAACCGTGCGGTGA
- a CDS encoding MFS transporter — MNESAVGQLSRRRKAFVLASCCMSVLIVSTDVTIVNVAIPSIRAEFSASPSQMQWLVDIYTLMVASLLLLSGATADRFGRRRTLQIGLMVFASASLLCSVAPNVETLIGARFLQAIGGSMLTPAGLSIVTQVFTGRVERARVIGIWGGVVGISMALGPIVGGILIEYVDWRAVFWINVPICAVAVLLTAVFVPESKSVTMRDVDLIGLGLGMAFLFGLVFVLIEGPGMGWTDTRVVVTCGLSAIAFAIFLRYESRRPDPFVELRFFRSIPFASATAIAVCAFAAWGAFVFMMSMYLQGERGLSAVHTGLMFLPVAVGALIFSPLSGRLVGRFGARPSLMIAGALIAAATLMFAQLSDATPQWQMLVAFAVFGIGTSMVNAPITNAAVSGMPIDRAGAAAAITSTSRQVGVGIGVALCGSVAGTALGDTNVDFAVSARPLWLVFAGVGVLIIALGVYSTSKRALRSAEHLAPLIAGTDPRREAAGVA, encoded by the coding sequence GTGAATGAAAGTGCTGTCGGACAGCTGAGCCGCCGACGTAAGGCCTTCGTCTTGGCGTCCTGCTGCATGAGCGTGCTGATTGTGTCGACTGACGTGACGATCGTCAACGTTGCAATCCCGAGCATCCGCGCCGAGTTTTCGGCGTCGCCTTCGCAAATGCAGTGGCTCGTCGACATTTACACCTTGATGGTGGCCTCGCTGTTGCTGCTCTCGGGTGCCACGGCCGACCGATTCGGCCGGCGGCGCACATTGCAGATCGGGTTGATGGTCTTCGCATCGGCCTCCCTACTCTGCAGCGTGGCTCCCAACGTCGAAACGCTGATCGGCGCCCGCTTCCTGCAAGCTATCGGCGGCTCGATGCTCACCCCTGCTGGATTGTCGATCGTCACTCAGGTGTTCACCGGCAGAGTGGAGCGCGCACGTGTGATCGGCATATGGGGGGGCGTCGTAGGCATCTCGATGGCGTTGGGTCCGATCGTGGGCGGAATACTTATCGAGTACGTCGACTGGCGAGCAGTGTTCTGGATCAACGTGCCGATCTGCGCAGTAGCCGTACTATTGACCGCTGTCTTCGTTCCCGAATCCAAGTCGGTCACCATGCGCGACGTCGACTTGATCGGCTTGGGCCTGGGCATGGCCTTCCTGTTCGGACTGGTTTTCGTGCTCATCGAGGGGCCAGGAATGGGCTGGACCGACACGCGCGTCGTCGTCACATGCGGTCTCTCAGCCATTGCGTTCGCGATTTTCCTGCGCTACGAGTCACGCCGCCCCGACCCGTTCGTCGAGCTGCGATTCTTCCGCAGCATCCCGTTCGCTTCGGCGACGGCCATCGCGGTGTGCGCATTCGCTGCATGGGGCGCGTTCGTATTCATGATGTCGATGTATTTGCAAGGGGAGCGCGGGCTCTCCGCGGTGCACACGGGCCTGATGTTTCTGCCCGTCGCAGTCGGCGCACTCATTTTCTCGCCTCTGTCTGGCCGGCTGGTGGGGCGATTCGGTGCCAGACCGTCGCTGATGATCGCCGGGGCGTTGATTGCCGCCGCGACTCTAATGTTCGCGCAGTTGAGCGACGCTACCCCGCAATGGCAGATGCTGGTCGCCTTCGCGGTCTTCGGCATCGGTACTTCGATGGTGAACGCACCGATCACCAACGCGGCCGTCAGCGGTATGCCGATCGACCGTGCCGGTGCGGCGGCGGCCATCACGTCCACCAGCCGCCAGGTGGGCGTGGGAATCGGTGTGGCCCTTTGCGGTTCGGTCGCTGGTACGGCACTGGGCGACACCAACGTCGATTTCGCGGTCTCCGCCCGGCCGCTTTGGCTGGTGTTCGCCGGAGTTGGTGTGCTAATTATCGCGCTCGGTGTCTATTCGACGTCGAAGCGTGCGCTGCGCTCAGCAGAGCACCTGGCGCCGCTGATCGCAGGAACCGATCCGCGACGGGAGGCTGCCGGTGTCGCATAA
- a CDS encoding MarR family winged helix-turn-helix transcriptional regulator: MSHNPEADEVWRVMTTLVTDNRDSWRRATADQTGLPFSRIRILLRLARGSMTVKEVAQAVTIDAPAATVAVNDLEDRGLVMRQTIPTNRRCKVVSLTDRGWSMVAAIHGIDDPAPEALAALDSNELKALRDAIAKISAPAKHRGVNAERTAVSPPVGA, encoded by the coding sequence GTGTCGCATAATCCAGAAGCGGACGAGGTCTGGCGCGTGATGACCACACTGGTCACCGACAACCGCGACAGCTGGAGGCGAGCGACCGCCGACCAAACGGGGCTGCCATTCAGTCGCATCCGAATCCTGCTCCGGCTGGCCCGTGGTTCGATGACCGTCAAAGAGGTCGCGCAAGCCGTGACAATCGATGCCCCGGCGGCCACGGTGGCGGTCAACGATCTGGAGGACCGCGGGCTAGTCATGCGTCAGACTATTCCCACCAACCGGCGATGCAAAGTGGTTTCACTGACCGACCGCGGCTGGTCGATGGTGGCCGCGATCCATGGGATCGACGACCCGGCTCCCGAAGCGCTTGCGGCACTTGATAGTAACGAGCTAAAGGCTTTGCGAGACGCGATAGCCAAAATCAGCGCTCCCGCCAAACACCGCGGCGTGAACGCTGAACGAACGGCTGTCAGTCCACCAGTCGGCGCATAG
- a CDS encoding Rieske 2Fe-2S domain-containing protein has translation MAPDATTMRLLENARGSILKGRLPASLIANAALYQLEIKRVFGRTWQFLCHEDEIPNPGDYVVRYIADNSIIVARQQDMTIRAMSNSCRHRGTLLCRTEVGNESAFQCPYHGWTYRNNGDLIAIPAQQAVYGAAFDKSRLGLRALPMLDSYAGLVFGCVSDEAPGLDEYLGDMRWYLDLMMSKSAAGIQVWGAPQRWVIDANWKTGADNFVGDGYHTVMTHRSMCELGLLPPDNVAVSPAHVSLSGGHGAGVLGAPPGIPAPPYMGYPEEIVSGLSEGYGDDVHGEMLKRTMFIHGNVFPNLSFLNAFIAKDGESMPVPILTLRQWRPLDAARMEVWSWFFVERNAPEEFKQQSFETYVRTFGVGGVFEQDDAEIFQAITKGTRGELAGGVELNVEMGLDNLAPDPTWLGPGRPLASGYAEQNQREYWKQYFDYLATPRRDENV, from the coding sequence ATGGCGCCTGATGCGACGACAATGCGACTATTAGAGAATGCGCGCGGCTCCATCCTGAAGGGCCGCCTCCCTGCGTCTCTCATTGCTAATGCGGCGCTCTACCAGCTTGAAATAAAGCGAGTGTTCGGCAGGACATGGCAGTTTCTCTGCCACGAAGACGAGATCCCTAATCCAGGCGATTATGTTGTCCGCTACATCGCTGATAACTCTATTATTGTTGCGCGGCAGCAGGATATGACGATTCGGGCGATGTCGAACTCGTGCCGGCACCGCGGCACGCTGCTTTGCCGAACCGAGGTGGGGAATGAGTCGGCATTCCAGTGCCCGTACCACGGTTGGACCTATCGAAACAACGGTGATCTCATCGCGATACCTGCGCAGCAGGCCGTCTACGGTGCTGCGTTCGACAAGAGTCGGCTAGGGTTGCGCGCTCTGCCGATGCTCGACTCGTACGCGGGCCTCGTTTTCGGGTGTGTGTCAGATGAGGCCCCAGGGCTGGATGAGTACCTCGGGGATATGCGGTGGTATCTCGACTTGATGATGAGTAAGAGCGCGGCCGGCATTCAGGTGTGGGGGGCTCCGCAGCGTTGGGTGATTGACGCGAACTGGAAGACAGGCGCTGACAATTTTGTTGGGGACGGCTATCACACGGTCATGACGCACCGCTCCATGTGCGAGTTGGGGTTGTTACCGCCCGATAATGTGGCCGTTTCGCCGGCGCACGTCAGCCTATCGGGGGGGCACGGGGCGGGCGTTTTAGGCGCACCCCCCGGCATACCCGCACCACCGTATATGGGCTATCCCGAGGAAATCGTCTCCGGTCTCAGCGAAGGTTACGGCGATGACGTCCATGGCGAGATGCTGAAACGGACAATGTTCATTCATGGCAATGTGTTCCCGAACTTGTCCTTCTTGAACGCCTTCATCGCCAAGGACGGCGAGTCTATGCCGGTGCCCATTCTGACCTTGCGGCAATGGCGTCCTCTGGACGCGGCGCGCATGGAGGTGTGGTCGTGGTTCTTCGTGGAGCGCAATGCGCCCGAAGAATTCAAGCAGCAATCGTTTGAGACTTATGTTCGGACGTTCGGGGTTGGGGGCGTCTTCGAGCAGGATGACGCCGAGATATTCCAGGCTATTACCAAGGGAACCCGCGGCGAGTTGGCTGGTGGTGTGGAGTTGAACGTGGAGATGGGACTGGACAACTTGGCCCCTGATCCAACGTGGCTGGGTCCGGGACGACCGTTGGCCAGTGGCTACGCCGAACAAAATCAGCGCGAGTACTGGAAGCAGTACTTCGACTATCTGGCCACCCCGAGAAGGGATGAGAACGTATGA